In Rhodococcus sp. OK302, one genomic interval encodes:
- a CDS encoding alpha-hydroxy-acid oxidizing protein: MGADGIVVSNDGGRQLDGALSGIEAVPAVVDRVGGIGGVPVYLDSGIRRGSDVSAG; the protein is encoded by the coding sequence CTGGGGGCCGACGGCATTGTGGTGTCGAACGACGGTGGTCGTCAACTCGACGGCGCATTGTCGGGCATCGAAGCCGTTCCCGCAGTTGTGGACCGGGTCGGTGGCATTGGCGGAGTACCCGTCTACTTGGACAGCGGCATCCGACGCGGCAGCGACGTCTCAGCCGGGTAG
- a CDS encoding ATP-binding cassette domain-containing protein produces MTVQSSEPAVSTGRATLSVRGLTKTYGNGPTLLRRKGSTFTAVDSVDLDIAPGTTMGLVGESGAGKSTVGRLVLRLIEPDSGSIELLGTDIAALGRRELEKMRSDATMIFQDPYTSLNPRMLIKDSVTEPLLVKGGSSRAQRYAKATDMIKRVGLTAAHLERYPYEMSGGQLQRVTIARALITDPSFMVCDEPVAALDVSTQAQVINLLRDLQTERGLAYLFISHDLRLVRLIADNVSVMKRGRIMETGDAVAVFDHPQHEYTRELLSAIPGRSPRLRRFSR; encoded by the coding sequence ATGACTGTGCAATCGAGCGAACCCGCAGTGTCGACGGGCCGGGCAACACTGTCCGTTCGGGGCCTGACAAAGACTTACGGGAACGGACCTACTCTGTTGCGTCGTAAGGGTTCTACCTTCACAGCTGTGGATTCGGTGGACCTCGATATTGCGCCCGGCACCACTATGGGGTTGGTGGGGGAGAGCGGGGCCGGCAAATCGACAGTCGGGCGGTTGGTGCTTCGCCTCATCGAACCCGATTCGGGTTCGATCGAACTGCTCGGGACCGACATTGCAGCACTCGGGCGCCGTGAGCTCGAGAAGATGCGTTCGGATGCCACCATGATTTTCCAGGATCCGTACACTTCGCTCAATCCTCGTATGCTGATCAAGGATTCGGTGACCGAGCCGCTGTTGGTCAAGGGCGGAAGCTCTCGCGCCCAGCGATACGCCAAGGCCACGGACATGATCAAGCGAGTGGGTCTCACGGCGGCTCACCTCGAGCGCTACCCGTACGAAATGTCGGGCGGACAATTGCAGCGTGTGACAATCGCACGGGCATTGATTACCGATCCGAGTTTCATGGTGTGTGATGAACCGGTGGCGGCGTTGGACGTGTCCACCCAGGCGCAGGTGATCAACCTGCTTCGAGACCTTCAAACCGAGCGAGGCTTGGCCTATCTGTTCATCTCACATGATCTTCGGTTGGTACGCCTTATTGCAGACAACGTTTCGGTGATGAAGCGGGGACGGATCATGGAGACGGGTGACGCGGTCGCGGTGTTCGATCACCCCCAGCACGAGTACACGCGAGAACTGCTCTCGGCGATTCCTGGTCGTAGTCCTCGTTTGAGACGCTTCTCGCGCTGA
- a CDS encoding ABC transporter ATP-binding protein, with protein sequence MTTLDQAVVVDKAAGSDVVLQTTGLTVEVSTEHGWVEVVDGVDLTVRRNETVGLVGESGSGKTLTSLAVMGLLPENARISRGDVRLSGRTISGLSEKALSDIRGVQAAMIFQEPRRCLNPAFTVGDQVAESIRRHRGWSRKQAKARVIELFELVEIPDAARRIDQYPHEFSGGMCQRVMLAMALACDPELLIADEPTTALDVTVQRQVLELIRRLQGELGLGVLLITHDLSVVAEMCDRVTVMYAGQVVESAPVDPLFYTPKNPYTSALLQSMLEPSGRGEPLGYIPGSVPPPHLFPSSCRFQERCTHAVESVCGRAVNLENVSAAHLTRCARAADLALPGVSA encoded by the coding sequence GTGACTACTCTTGATCAGGCGGTGGTCGTCGACAAGGCCGCCGGTTCGGACGTCGTTCTGCAGACCACCGGTCTCACAGTGGAAGTCAGTACTGAGCACGGTTGGGTCGAGGTCGTGGACGGCGTTGATCTGACGGTTCGGCGTAACGAGACCGTGGGACTGGTCGGTGAATCCGGATCCGGAAAGACACTGACCTCGCTCGCCGTCATGGGGCTGCTCCCGGAGAACGCACGAATCAGCCGCGGCGACGTGAGACTGTCCGGACGAACCATCTCCGGGTTGTCGGAGAAGGCGCTCAGTGACATCCGCGGTGTTCAGGCCGCGATGATCTTCCAGGAGCCTCGTCGTTGTTTGAATCCGGCATTCACGGTGGGCGATCAGGTGGCTGAATCCATACGTAGGCACCGTGGTTGGTCACGCAAGCAGGCGAAGGCGCGAGTCATCGAACTGTTCGAGCTTGTCGAGATCCCCGATGCGGCTCGTCGAATTGATCAGTACCCGCACGAGTTCAGCGGCGGCATGTGCCAACGCGTCATGCTTGCAATGGCGTTGGCCTGTGATCCCGAACTGTTGATTGCAGACGAACCGACCACGGCTCTGGACGTGACCGTGCAACGCCAGGTTCTCGAACTGATCCGAAGGTTGCAGGGAGAGTTGGGCCTGGGAGTCCTGCTCATCACCCACGATCTGAGTGTCGTTGCCGAGATGTGTGATCGGGTGACGGTCATGTACGCCGGACAAGTTGTGGAGTCGGCACCAGTGGATCCCTTGTTCTATACGCCGAAGAACCCGTACACGAGTGCCTTGCTGCAATCGATGCTGGAGCCCTCCGGGCGCGGAGAACCGTTGGGTTACATCCCCGGATCCGTTCCGCCGCCGCATCTGTTTCCGTCGTCATGCCGTTTCCAAGAGCGCTGCACGCACGCAGTCGAATCCGTGTGTGGCCGAGCAGTGAATCTGGAAAATGTGAGTGCAGCGCACCTGACCCGGTGTGCCCGAGCTGCCGATCTGGCTTTACCAGGAGTGTCCGCATGA